The following is a genomic window from Flavobacterium sp..
TTAGGAAGAAGACGCAGGGCCGAAGACGCCATTGAACTCAAAAAAATCACTTCCAGTAAAGCGGTTTTCGATATCATGCAACCCATTATTGGCGAATTGCCTCACGAAGAATTTTGGGTATTATATCTCAATAACTCCAATAAAGTCATCTACAAAGCCCAACTCTCAAAAGGTGGCATCACTGGAACCATTGTTGATATTCGTATTATCTTCAAAATAGCATTCGAACAAAATGCTACCGGTTTAATTCTTTCCCACAATCACCCATCAGGAAAATTAATCGCCAGTGAAGCCGATTTAAAAATCACCAAAAGAGTCAAAGAAGCTGGACAAACATTAGAAATTCAAGTATTAGATCATCTTATCATCACCGAAAATGGTTATTTGAGTTTTCAGGATGAAGGGATTTTTTGATTTTTTCCAAACACATAGTCACATAGTTTTTTTATTATGACAAAAAAAGGAATTGATGATTTGTCGTTTCAGATAATTGGAGCGGCAATTGAAGTGCATAAAAATTTGGGAGCGGGTTTGTTAGAATCGGTTTATCATGAATGTATGAAAGAAGAGTTACGATTGAGGAAAATAAATTTTCACACAGAGAAAAAAGTACCAATTATTTATAAAGGTAATCAATTGGAAGCTAGTTTAAGATGCGATTTGTATATTGAAAATCTTATTGTTGTAGAACTGAAATCTACTCTAGAAATGCATAAAGTTTTTGATTCTCAAATTCTAACTTATATGAATTTACTCAATGCTCCAAAAGGAATTTTGATAAATTTTAACTGTAAAAATATTTTCAAAGAAGGGCAAAAAACATTTGTAAATGAAATCTACAGAAATTTACAATAAAGCTATGTTTATCTATTGTTATAGTGAAACGACTTTTGCACGCAAACATAAACTTATGTGTCTATGTGTTTAAAAAAACAATCAAACACATAGTCACATAGCAAACTTGATTCTATGATTTTCTAATGTCAGAGTGAAACGACTTTTATACACAATCTTTAACTTATGTGTCTATGTGTTTAAAAAATAAATTAACACATAGTTACATGGTTTTTCAATAAATTTTTCTTTGTACTCTCTGTGTTTAAACCAACAATTATGTAAATTTTAAGAATTCTTAATTTTTTATCTAATTGATAAGCCGTATTTTTATCAAAAATTAAAATATCATGAAGAATATAAAACTTTTAGTTGCCACACTTTTAGTAACTCTAACAGCATCGGCTCAGTTTACACAAAAGGCTTTACCTTATGCTTATAATGCTTTGGAGCCATTTGTAGATGCACAAACAATGGAAATTCACTACAGCAAGCATCATGCTGCTTATGTAAAAAATCTAAATACAGCATTAGCAGGAACAGCTGATGAAAAATTAAGTTTAAACGAAATTTTTGCAAAAGTTTCTACAATGACTCCTGCTGTTCGTAACAACGCAGGCGGACATTACAACCACGAATTGTTTTGGTCGGTTTTGACACCTGAAAAAAACACTAAAATGTCGGCTGATTTAGAAAAAGCTATTAATGAGACTTTTGGAAGTTTAGATGTTTTAAAAGAAAAATTAAACGCTGCAGGAGCGAGTCGTTTTGGTTCGGGTTGGGCATGGTTAGTTGTTACGAAAGAAGGAAAACTTGTAGTAAGTTCAACACCAAATCAAGATAATCCGTTAATGGATGTTGTTGAAGTAAAAGGTACGCCAATCTTTGGAATCGATGTTTGGGAACACGCGTATTATTTAAAATACCAAAACAAAAGAGCTGATTATTTAGCTGCTTTATGGAATGTAGTAAACTGGACAGAAGTAAGTAAAAGATACAAAGCAGCAATGCCAAAACCAGATACTTTTGCTGCATGGCCAGAAATTAAAACGTTTCACAAAGTAATGTCACAAACGTTTCACCCAAGTGAAGAAGGAAACTTACAGCCAATTAAAGAAAGAAGCGCTGAAATGGCTGAAAAAGCAAATGCTTTAAAAATGGCAAAAATTCCAGCTGAGTTCAATAAAAAAGAAATTGTGGCGGCTGTCAATAAATTAGCAAAAGATAGTAAAGCATTAGATAAATTAGTAAAATCAAAAGCTTCTGACGACAAAATCACAAAAGCTTTAAATGGTTTACATGATACTTTTCATACCATTGTAGGATTGTGTACACATGGCGATGAATAATAGTTAAAATTAAAGCAAATAAACCTTGTGAAATTAATTGTTTGCAAGGTTTTTTTGTTAAAAAATATTTAAGAAATTTTTTAAGCTATTTTGTTATCTTGCAACACTAAATTTATGCTATAACACAAATGATAAGTACAAAAAACATACGATTTTCTTACAGTAAAGAGCAAGAATTTATCTTTCCAGATCTGTATTGCCAAGCAGGAAGTACCTTGTTAATTACTGGCGATTCGGGTAAAGGTAAGACTACCTATTTGCATATTTTAGCAGGATTGTTAAAACCTGCTAAAGGCGAAATCGAAATTGATAAAACCGATATCGTAGCACTTTCAGAAAAAGCAACCGATAAATTTCGAGGTAAGCATATTGGTGTAGTTTTTCAAAAATCCCATTTTATTGCAGCATTAACTGTTTTGGAAAATTTAGAAATGGCAAGTTGGTTAGCAACAGGTAAAAAACATACCAAACGCGCTAAGAAATTATTAGAACAATTAGGTATTGAAAATCAAGCCGCTAAATTACCAGCGCAATTGAGTATAGGACAACAACAACGCGTTTCCATTGCTCGTGCTTTAATGAACGAGCCTAAAGTACTTTTAGCTGATGAGCCAACATCGAGTTTAGATGATAAAAATGCAGAAAAAGTAATTGAATTGCTGACTTCTTTATCCAAAGAATACAAAGCTGCTTTATTAATTGTGACGCACGACAGCCGAATTAAAGAAAAATTCATCAATAAAATCACTTTAATATGATTACAAAATTAGCATGGAAAAATATATGGTTTAAACCATTAAATACTATTTTGAGTGTTATTTTGTTAACCTCAAGTGTTGCAATCATAACGACTTTAATTTTGGTTGAAAAGCAATTTGAAGAAAAATTTTCAAGTAATATTGATGGAGTAGATTTGGTAATGGGTGCGCAAGGAAGTCCGTTGCAATTGATTTTATCATCAGTTTACCAAGTAGATTCACCAACTGGAAATATTAGCTACGATTCGGCAAAAGTTTGGATGCATCATCCTTTTGTTCAAAAAGCGATTCCGTTAGCTTTTGGGGATAACTATCGAGGTTATAAAATCTTGGGTACAACTCCAGATTATTTAGAAAAATATGGAGCAAAAATTGCAGAAGGAAAACTATTTGAAAAGAATTTTGAGGTGGTACTCGGAAGTGATATCGCTCAAAAATTAAGTTTAAAAATTGGGGATGAGTTTTTCGGTTCGCATGGCGATGCGGCTGAAGGTGAATTGCACGACCATTACGCATATAAAGTTGTCGGAATTGCAAAACCAACTGGAAAAGTAGTTGATAATTTGATTTTATGTACGATTCCAAGTGTTTGGCAAATGCACGGTGGACATGAAGAAACCGAAAACCCAGCACATGGCGAAGAAGGTCATGTTCATGTAGAGGGAGAAGAACATCAAGAAGAAGCTGATATGACTTTAGATGAACCTGGCATGGAAATAACAGCTGTTTTGCTAAAATTCCGTAATAAAATGGGAATTGTAACTTGGCCAAGAATCATCGCACAAAATACTAAAATGCAAGTTTCTTCACCTGCAATCGAAGTCAATCGTTTGTTTTCTTTATTCGGGATTGGAATTTCAGCTTTGCAATATTTGGCTTATGGCATTATGTTGATTTCAGGAATTTCGATTTTTATTGCCTTGTACAATACCTTAAAAGAACGCCAAAACGAATTTGCCTTAATGCGTGTCAACGGAGCCAAAAGATTACAACTTTTAAAAGTAGTGATGATTGAAAGTTTGCTTTTGTGTGTAGTGGGATTTGTTTTTGGTACGATTTTGGGTAGAGTAGCATTAAGTATGCTTTCTAACTCAGCTGAAGAAGATTTTAAAATGAGTTTCAATCCATATGAATTTCTATGGAAAAAAGAAGGAACTTTATTTTTACTAACTATATTTGTGGGCTTTATTGCAGCGTTAATTCCAGCCGTGAAAGCATACAACCTAAATATTTCAAAAACATTAGCAAATGCGTAATTATATTAAATTAAGTCTAGCTCTTTTAGTTTTTATTTCGTTGATGAGCTTTAGTAATAGTTCGATTTCAGAAGTAAAATCAAAAAGTAATATTACAATAGCAGATACCTTGACATGGAAAATGTTAGGGGATATCAAATACGTTCGAAAAAAACACGCAACGTATGGTGAAGTAGAATTTCCACAAGTGAATATGAAGTTAAAAATGATGCAAAAGAAAACCGTTTTTATGAGCGGATTCATTGTGCCAATTGATAACAAAAATTATGCGTTGAGTAAAAATGTTTTTGCTGCTTGTTTCTTCTGTGGAAAATCAGGACCAGAAACAATTGCGGGAATTAAGTTTAAAGGGGGTGCTTTTCCAAAGTTAAAAACAGATACGTATGTAACTTTAAAAGGAACTTTTAGATACAACGAAACCGATGTGGAAGATTGGATTTACCACATCGAAAACGCCGAAATTATTTCTCAAAGTAAATAAGTTAGAAGCCCATTCGTTTGGGCTTTTTTTAATCATTCAAATAGGTTAGCATTGCAATCATTCCATCATAAAAAACATCTCTTTTTCGATTTAGACCACACGCTTTGGGATTTCGATAAAAATTCTGCTTTTGCGTTTGATACGATTTTTAAACAGCAAGGTTTGAATATCAATTTAACTGATTTTCTAAGTATATATATTCCCCGCAATCAGCATTATTGGAAATTATATCAAGTAAATCAAATTTCACATGAGGATTTGCGCTATTATCGTTTAAAAGACGTTTTCGATGCATTGCAATTGGAGGTTTCTGATGCATTAATTGATCTACTATCCGATGAATATATAAAATATTTACCCGAGTTTAATCATTTATTTGATGGGGTCATTGAACTGTTAGAGTATCTTAAGCCTAAATATAAATTACATATTATAACTAACGGTTTTGCTTCTGTTCAAACTAGGAAACTTGAAAATTCCAATATTGGACATTATTTTGAAACAATTACAAATTCTGAAATTGCAGGTGTAAAAAAACCACATCGAGATATATTTGATTTTGCTTTATCTTTGGCAAATGCTTCTAGAGAGGAAAGTATTATGATAGGCGATAGTTATGAGGCTGATGTAGTTGGAGCCATTGAAGCAGGAATTGAAGCAGTTTTTTTTAACGAACATAACATTACTGTTGAAAAGCCTGTTTTACAAGTGAATCATTTATTAGAATTAAAAAATATATTATAGTTATGAAGAAAATTGTTTTATTGTTGGTTTTGTTTATTTACTCCTTTTCCTTTGCTCAGGATAATTATAAATATGTTATTGTACCTAAAAAGTTTGATTTTTTTAAAGAAGAAAACAAATATAATTTAAATGCAATAACTAAGTCATTCTTTGAAAATGAAGGTTTTACCGTTATTTACGATACCGAAGAATTTCCGTCTGAATTAGCTGCAAATAGATGTTCTGGTTTATACTTAAATGTTTTAGAAAAGAGCAATATGTTATATACCAAAATTATTTTTGAAATAAAAGATTGTCAAAACAAATTAGTATTGGCAAGTAAACAAGGCGAATCTAGAAGCAAAGAATATGAAAAGGCGTATAAAGAATCTTTCAGAGAAGCATTAATTAGTATGCGTGGTCTTTTAAATTTTAAGGCTACTGTAATTCCTACAACAAAAGAAGTTTCCGTTGTTGCTTCTGAAGAAAAAATTAACACAGCAAATGTTGTAAATGAAAATCAACTTTTTGCCATTCCTACCTCATTAGGATATAAATTAGTAAATGGAATTCCTGAAACTATTTTTGTTATTCATAAAACTTCAGTTGATTCAGTTTTTATAGCAAAGAAAGGATTACTAACCGGTGTTTTAATAAAGAAAAGTAACAGCTGGTTTTTTGAATATTATGAAGGAGATAAATTACTTTCTGAAAAAGTGGAGGTTAAGTTTTAATTTTGAATACTGAACACTGAATCAATATCCATACTTATCCTTCCAACGATTCTTTAAAAACTGACGTAATTCTTTCTCACGAGCATTTTCGCCTGGTTCAAAGAATTTAGTTTCAGAAATTTCAGTTGGTAAAAATTCTTGTTCGGCAAAGTTGTTAGGGAAATCGTGCGAGTATTTGTATTCTTCTCCATAACCTAACTCTTTCATTAATTTGGTGGGTGCATTTCGTAAATGAATAGGAACCGGTAAATCGCCAGTTTGTTTTACCATTTGTTGCGCTTTGCCAATAGCCATATAACTAGCATTACTTTTTGCCGAAGTTGCTAAATAAATCGCACATTGACTCAAAATAATACGACTTTCTGGATAACCAATAGTTGCCACCGCTTGAAAAGCATTATTTGCCATGATAAAAGCTGTTGGGTTGGCATTTCCTATATCTTCACTGGCTAAAATTAGCATTCTTCGAGCAATGAATTTTACATCTTCGCCACCTTCAATCATTCGAGTCAACCAATAAACAGTGCCATTTGGGTCGCTTCCTCGAATTGATTTGATAAAAGCCGAAACAATATCATAATGTTGTTCACCTGTTTTGTCATACAACACTGTGTTCTTTTGTACCAATTGCATTACTTTTTCATTCGTAATTTCAATGGTATCACTTTCTGTAGCATTAATTACCAATTCGAAAATATTCAATAATTTACGTCCATCGCCACCTGAAAGTCTTAACAATGCTTCTGTTTCTTTTAATTGGATGTTTTTATTTTGTAGCTGAACATCAGTTTTCATAGCACGATGTAACAAGGCTTCCAAATCGTCTTTGGTAAACGCATTCAATACGTAAACCTGACATCTTGACAATAAAGCGGGTATGACCTCAAAACTCGGATTTTCAGTTGTGGCACCAATCAAAGTTACCCAACCTTTTTCGACCGCTGTCAACAATGAATCTTG
Proteins encoded in this region:
- the radC gene encoding RadC family protein, producing MYTPINQWAEDDRPREKFLLKGKSTLSDSELLAILIGSGSRNESAVQLCQRILATSENNLNTLGKMSVSQLMQFKGIGEAKAISIAAALELGRRRRAEDAIELKKITSSKAVFDIMQPIIGELPHEEFWVLYLNNSNKVIYKAQLSKGGITGTIVDIRIIFKIAFEQNATGLILSHNHPSGKLIASEADLKITKRVKEAGQTLEIQVLDHLIITENGYLSFQDEGIF
- a CDS encoding GxxExxY protein — its product is MTKKGIDDLSFQIIGAAIEVHKNLGAGLLESVYHECMKEELRLRKINFHTEKKVPIIYKGNQLEASLRCDLYIENLIVVELKSTLEMHKVFDSQILTYMNLLNAPKGILINFNCKNIFKEGQKTFVNEIYRNLQ
- a CDS encoding ABC transporter ATP-binding protein — encoded protein: MISTKNIRFSYSKEQEFIFPDLYCQAGSTLLITGDSGKGKTTYLHILAGLLKPAKGEIEIDKTDIVALSEKATDKFRGKHIGVVFQKSHFIAALTVLENLEMASWLATGKKHTKRAKKLLEQLGIENQAAKLPAQLSIGQQQRVSIARALMNEPKVLLADEPTSSLDDKNAEKVIELLTSLSKEYKAALLIVTHDSRIKEKFINKITLI
- a CDS encoding ABC transporter permease — translated: MITKLAWKNIWFKPLNTILSVILLTSSVAIITTLILVEKQFEEKFSSNIDGVDLVMGAQGSPLQLILSSVYQVDSPTGNISYDSAKVWMHHPFVQKAIPLAFGDNYRGYKILGTTPDYLEKYGAKIAEGKLFEKNFEVVLGSDIAQKLSLKIGDEFFGSHGDAAEGELHDHYAYKVVGIAKPTGKVVDNLILCTIPSVWQMHGGHEETENPAHGEEGHVHVEGEEHQEEADMTLDEPGMEITAVLLKFRNKMGIVTWPRIIAQNTKMQVSSPAIEVNRLFSLFGIGISALQYLAYGIMLISGISIFIALYNTLKERQNEFALMRVNGAKRLQLLKVVMIESLLLCVVGFVFGTILGRVALSMLSNSAEEDFKMSFNPYEFLWKKEGTLFLLTIFVGFIAALIPAVKAYNLNISKTLANA
- a CDS encoding YjjG family noncanonical pyrimidine nucleotidase, whose product is MQSFHHKKHLFFDLDHTLWDFDKNSAFAFDTIFKQQGLNINLTDFLSIYIPRNQHYWKLYQVNQISHEDLRYYRLKDVFDALQLEVSDALIDLLSDEYIKYLPEFNHLFDGVIELLEYLKPKYKLHIITNGFASVQTRKLENSNIGHYFETITNSEIAGVKKPHRDIFDFALSLANASREESIMIGDSYEADVVGAIEAGIEAVFFNEHNITVEKPVLQVNHLLELKNIL
- a CDS encoding replication-associated recombination protein A, whose protein sequence is MNRPLAERIRPQQLSDYISQLHLVGPEGSLTQQIAKGLIPSLILWGPPGTGKTTLAQIMAQESKRPFYQLSAIHSGVKDIREVIEKAKQSSGLFTAKNPILFIDEIHRFSKSQQDSLLTAVEKGWVTLIGATTENPSFEVIPALLSRCQVYVLNAFTKDDLEALLHRAMKTDVQLQNKNIQLKETEALLRLSGGDGRKLLNIFELVINATESDTIEITNEKVMQLVQKNTVLYDKTGEQHYDIVSAFIKSIRGSDPNGTVYWLTRMIEGGEDVKFIARRMLILASEDIGNANPTAFIMANNAFQAVATIGYPESRIILSQCAIYLATSAKSNASYMAIGKAQQMVKQTGDLPVPIHLRNAPTKLMKELGYGEEYKYSHDFPNNFAEQEFLPTEISETKFFEPGENAREKELRQFLKNRWKDKYGY